The following DNA comes from Miscanthus floridulus cultivar M001 chromosome 5, ASM1932011v1, whole genome shotgun sequence.
ATCCAAATTTGGTTCAGATGATTACAGATCAGCTGTCCAAGAGATATTGAATCTAAAGCAGACTGGGACAGTGGAAGAATACACCACTCAATTCCAAAAGCTATAGTTCAGGTGTCCATGCACAGTGGCAACTTTGATGAGTTGTTCTTTGCCACAACATATGTGACTAGCCTCAAGGAAGACATTAAATCAATTGTGGAGCCCCAGGTCCCAACCACAGTGGAAAGAGCTGCTATTATAGCAAAGATATAACAAAGAGTCCTAGAAAGAAACAAACTAAAATATCAGAGAGCCAACAACCTAGCTAAACAACAGCAACACAAAATTGACCAAGCCAATCCTGGCAGATATGGGAACTTATGGAGGGACAAGCAACTGAGAGATTATAGAAAAGCCAACAATCTGTGCTATCACTGTGGAGACAAGTTTGAGCCTGGCCATGCTGAGGTCTGTACAAAGAAGACCAAACCACAAATCAATGCTCTAGTGGTTAATGATCTAGATAAAGAGATCAATGAGGATCTTCTTAATCAAATGGCAATAGATGAATTGTTGACTGAAGACTTCTGTCAGTTGTCATTGAATGCTATGGCTGGTACCGAATCCAAGGATTGCATCAAGCTGAAGACCACAGTCAAGAACAAGACCATGCTGACTTTAGTGGACACTGGCAGTTCACACAGCTTTGTTAGTTCACATTTTGTGCAGCTAACCAAACTGCAAACAATTCCAATGGACAAGCAAAAAGTGAAACTTGTCAATGGAGCATGGATGGCAACTGCAACTATGGTACCAAATCTCACCTGGTATATTCAAGGCCATACATTCACATCAGACATGATTGTGTTAGACCTCTTGCCATATGATGCTATTTTGGGATATGACTGGCTACAGAGCCATAGCACAATGCACTGTGATTGGGTAGGCAAAACCTTAACATTCTAGCATAAGGGCACCAGTGTTACTCTAAAAGGCATCAAGCCCCACCCATTACAATTGAGTACAATCTCAGCTAAACAATTCTACAAGTCAACACAGGGAAATGATATTTGGGCATTTCTTGTGCTGGACACCATCAAGGACCAGCCACCGGCAAACAACTCAGTTCCCATGGTTCCTAATGAGGATATCCAGCTATTGTTGCATCAATATGCTGATGTCTTCAAGGATCCTCAAACCCTTCCACCACCAAGAAGTTATGACCATGCCTTCCACTTATGCCTGATGTTGTCCCCATCAATTCCAGACCTTGCCATTATTCACCTCAGCATAAAACTGAAATAGAAAACTAGGTGAAACAGCTGTTGGATCATGGACTTATCACACACAGCCATAGTCCATTTGCCTCCCCAATTCTCTTGgtcaagaagaaagatggtagtTGGAGGTTTTGCATAGACTACAGAAAGCTCAATTCAATCACTATCAAAAACAAATTCCCAATGCCCATTATTGAAGAAATATTGGATGAGTTACAAGGCTCCAAGGTGTTCACCAAGTTAGATATGAGATCTGGATATCACCAAGTGAGGATGTTACCTACAGATGAACACAAGATAGCATTTAAAACCCATCAGGGATACTACCAGTTTAAGGTCATGCCATTTGGGTTGACTAATGCCCCAGCAACTTTTCAATGCATTATGAATCCACGGCGTGGCCGCGTAGGTCCACCGCGTTGCCCACCTATAGTCCGTGGTTGTCACTGAGCCTCTCCGCATCCACCTCCACGCCGACGCCGAAGAAGCGGATCCCGCGGTCGCCGAGGAACTCCGCCAGCGCATCGGGGAGGTAGTCGGCATGGAGGAGCTAGAAGATGAGGCAGCTGCGCTCGACGCAGAGCTGTAGTGTGGCCACCGGGTTCTGGTCCACGCGGTAGCTTGGGCGCCACTCGATGTCGAGCCCGACGGTGATGTTGTAGCCGATGCCGCCGGGGTGGTGCACCGAGAGGATCTCCGCGATCTAGCGATCCAGCGCTCCACGGCCTGGGCGGAGGATGTGACGGTGGTGGTGATCACGTCGTTGCCAAAGGTCACCACGGTCACGTAGGTCTCGGCCATTGGATGTCTCGTCGTCGTCTCTCTGGCTGCGGGCTGCGGCGCTCCTTTTCTCCTGCGCAAACGACAAGGGGGCTGGGGAAGAGGGAATTGGTTTGGGAACGGCTAATCGAACAAGTGCGGCGGCGATGGAGAAAAGGGTGAAGCGTGCCAGTGAAGAGTCACTTCCAGGAGagattttttttcaattttgaTGGAAATCTTATCTGTGAAGGTGAAATTTAATGGTAAATAAAACCTAATAAAATCCCCTTCCTGCGGATCTCTTCCATAATTCGGAATTTTTTATCTACTAAATTCAACTTGTCCTTGTCTTTCCCAAGCTCAAATTTGTTAGATTAGGGTTTCAAAGAACCCTTgccttaggttttcggtagcaaGCTACATCTAAAGTTTACTTCCTATTATATCGGATGTTTgaacacatgtatagagtattcaacatagactaaaaaaataactaattgcacagattgcgactaatttgggagacgaattttttaaacctaattagtccatgatttgacaatgtggtactatagtaaacatatgttaatgatggattaattaggcttagtaaattcgtctcgcggattactgaggacttctgtaatttgtttattattactatccgaacactcccatATAACACCCCGACGTGATACTCGATGTGATATCCATAAACTTTACTCCCTAGATTTAAACACCACTATAGTGACATCATTCGTAGAGTGCAGCTCATGAGGTTAGCCCCAACACGGAATGTTTGGATTGTAACCTCGTCCTCCATATCATCACCAAATGTCCAGATCAAAACAGTCGATGGCTTCGTTAGAGGATTATTGATGTCTGGAGAGGTATCAACAGCCTCATCTAACAAAACATTGAGTGGTTGAGAGTGTGTTGTGAGATATAGAGGCGAGGTCTTGCGCTTTTATAGAGAGTGAGGACACTGAGAGCTTCTGCAAAAAGTGAAAGTAACTTTTTTATTACAAATATTTGTTTGGGTTGTGAGATTGATAGCATCATTTTCACATTATCTATATGTTTAGTAACTTTTAGATGAGGTAATGACGGGTCCGCGTTGGGCCTACTCTGAGCTGTAGCAGATTACAAATAGTCTACGTCTATGGGTTAGATGCTTGGACTAATTTTGTTCGTTTGTCTTCCTATCTCTTTGGTTAGAAGGTTACATTCATCTGAGGTTAGTCGAGCTCAAAGCCTTAGGTTATGGGTAAGTTGAGAGTATCTTTGCGTTGAGAGAAAACACAAAAAGGATCTATATCTTGCTAAGTTGGTTTGATTCCTAAGACCTAAATTTGTTATAGGTGCTCGTGTTTTGGTTGGTGATATACCCTCGACTTACAGACGACATCGATGTGCTCAAAGTCAAATATGGGCCTACATGTGAGTATTTGAGTTTACATTAAAAAGGAACCACAAGAAGTTGGTGATTAGATGGATGATGGAAGGAAGCAACCACTTAGGGCCTTTGTATTTATAAGGTACtctctctgttctaaattataagatattttagcttttctagatgcaTAGTTTTTGTTATGCACATAAATACACATTATGTCGAGATACGTAATAAGAGCAATATATCTAATAAAAAaagctaaaacatcttataatttgaaattagTGTTAAGTGTGATCAAACACTTTTTCACAAGTGTAGGGGTAAACTTCTCCGGAATTACATGATCCATGAATTTCCATGCATCCAAAAGATTTCCCAGGCATCATTTCAAACTCAAACGAAAAGGCAAACAAAAAACACAGATTTCCAATGGTCCAACACTCCAACCCAGAAGTGTTACCTTCGCATAATAAAGAGAATACAAAGCAGCagtattttgaaatttgaaacggTGAACAGAACGAAGATAGCTAGTACGCAAAAGGTCTGTGCGTCCTATAAACATCGCCTATTTACTTGGCTGATAAATCATGATTGTTTTTTTAattatggcttatcagccaaatgaACAGGCAACGCGCTTGCTTTTGTGCTCGTGGTACTGTTACTGCTGCCTGCTCGCTGGCAGGAGATGGAGGCAGTGCAACGTGGCAAGCGAAGCAAATCCTGGCGTCAGACAATAGGTTGACCCATCTCCTCCTCCAAAGGTTGACCCATCTCCTCCTCCGCGGTCACAGGCCGGCACCGGCTGCCGCTCTCCTGTCTGCTCCATCGAGAGGATGCATGTGACGGGTCTTGACCACGTCGCCCCTCCCTCCCGGCCTCCGCTCCTCCGGGGCCACTTCCTCGGCGCCGCAGCGTCTCGCCTTCCACTCCGGGCAAGCATAAGTCGAGCTGAAACATGGACATCACAACCATGCTTAGCGATGCTAGATTGATAATGGGGGTGTTCGGCTGGTAGAGTCTGATTCAACTTATTCTCTTTCGCAGAACACTatttaattatccaaaaccaatcAAAATCTACTGTTCATCGAACCGAACACACCCAATAGTATTACCTTGTTAATCACCACAAAAATTTGCATGCTCTAAAGCAAACAACAAGCCATGAACAACAAACACATCAGGCATCATAACAGTTCGATTAATCCACGACTCCACCACGATTGTCTGACTGATTATTCTTCCATCCCGGAAAGTGCAGAAACATCTAAAACTTGTTTTTACCTTAAACCTACAGTAACAGGCGATTGAGGCTGTGTTTAGTCGTAGGAAATTGGATTTTggagctactgtagcacgttcgtttttatttggcaaatagtgttcaaacatggactaattaggctcaaaatgttcgtctcgcaatttcccatcaaactgtacaattagttttttcttttcgtctacatttaatgctccatgcatgggccgcaaatattcgatgtgacaggtactgtagcaactttttaaaagttgaggtccaactaaacaagggctgatgAGAGAACAAACGCATCTAATGAACTAGGAAACAACCTACTAGAACATGGCGCATCTAATTCACGGGACTCGCGGCGGCCGCCTGGCCTTAATTTGACGACTCGATCAGTAGTCGCCGTTGAACAGCCTCCGGCCGACCTCGAAGGACACGAATGCATCGATGCAGGCGTACTTGACCTGCTCGTCCGACAGGTAGTACGCATCCCAGTCGCCCGTCCGCACCCACTGCGGCTTCTCGACGTGGGCGTCCATGACGGCTGCCGCGATGCCCTTCAGGCCCGCGTTGCGGAGGTCCGGGCGCTCCATCTTCTCCGCCGCGAGGTACGCCAGGTCCACCGTCTGGTCCACCTTCAGgccgtagtcattccagagccgcTCGGCGTCCGCCTCCACGCCCACGCCGACGAACGTGTAGCCGGCGCCGAGGAACTCCCCCAGCGCGTCGGGGATGTAGTCGCAGCGGAGTAACTGGAACACGAGGCACCGGCGCCCGACGCAGAGCTGGAGGATGGCTGTTTTGCTATACGCGCGGCTGAAGCTGGGGCGCCACTCCATGTCCAGCCCGACGACGAGCTTGtgcaggcggcggcggtggacggCGAGGACCTCGTCGAGCCAGCCCTCCACGGCCGCGCCGGATGCTGTCACGGTGGTGGTGATCACGTCGCTCTCGAAACCAACGGTGTACACCTTGGTGGCGGCCATTGGATCCGATCTCCTAACCCCGAGTGTTCCTTCTCTCTTGCGCAGACGACACAAGATGCTCTCCGGGACTCTGTGGGTACCGGGCGTCCAGGGGACATTTAACTTTATGGATGGCACTAGTTCGTTTGCGGTTTTTATACGGACACCTATatatttgctacagtaaacagtAGAGACGAAAACGGatcagatacggacggatatcaccgatgtttttatatttctgtccggattcggattcgaatacggatagtgtcaactatgtcggatatgatacgattggatatcgacatcataaatatgtgatttgagtattcggatacggatacggtatcagatgttggatatctggactcggatacggacagatcttaacccctctaaacggattcggattcggattcgaatatgaTCGGAAAATATAACAGTAATTCTCataatttttatatttttctgatGTGGTATGCCAGGTAGTCAGCCAGCATAACAGTGTCTCTCCTCCCGCT
Coding sequences within:
- the LOC136452629 gene encoding 3'-5' exonuclease-like, translated to MAATKVYTVGFESDVITTTVTASGAAVEGWLDEVLAVHRRRLHKLVVGLDMEWRPSFSRAYSKTAILQLCVGRRCLVFQLLRCDYIPDALGEFLGAGYTFVGVGVEADAERLWNDYGLKVDQTVDLAYLAAEKMERPDLRNAGLKGIAAAVMDAHVEKPQWVRTGDWDAYYLSDEQVKYACIDAFVSFEVGRRLFNGDY